In Halomarina salina, one DNA window encodes the following:
- a CDS encoding DUF7522 family protein — MTVHDDLREPLVSAVRTAIGDDLRSLVSFTRDDFEQLYLRSDLERGADVEGFVGNERLWFDAVTAYGGSELGEYQFTVRAFTDGYVVRAIEGELGAFATTDRMPIAEFNEVASAMRGVLREVQENGVEQ; from the coding sequence ATGACCGTCCACGACGACCTTCGAGAGCCGCTGGTGAGTGCAGTCCGAACAGCCATCGGCGACGACCTGCGGAGCCTCGTCTCGTTCACCCGCGACGACTTCGAGCAGCTCTACCTCCGCTCTGACCTCGAACGCGGGGCCGACGTCGAGGGCTTCGTCGGAAACGAACGACTCTGGTTCGACGCGGTGACGGCCTACGGCGGGTCGGAACTCGGTGAGTACCAGTTCACCGTCCGGGCGTTCACCGACGGCTACGTCGTCCGCGCCATCGAGGGCGAACTGGGGGCGTTCGCGACCACCGACAGGATGCCCATCGCGGAGTTCAACGAGGTCGCGTCGGCGATGCGCGGCGTGCTGCGTGAGGTGCAGGAGAACGGCGTCGAGCAGTAG
- a CDS encoding MFS transporter, giving the protein MDEGSAVGERLQFGALYLTRFSAGFGFATLATLLPTYVNLYDPSGLVLGLFYAGFTVAQTATVVPVAWAGDRYDKRTVLLAGLALSVVAYASFSFAAGSVDVVLARALQGIGATTTGILSLAMVGELAPDAERANRIGRANAFRLAAGVGGALTAGFLYEQYGFDVVYSVLVVLLLVAIAGVYAFVERDGTRVAGNPFADLAFNERLLTLTSFRAQYAVAVTLVRSWVLVYAGLEVAEGGLGYAALVVGVVAVAEKLTNMLCQPSSGALSDRYGRALFVFLGGGAYGLVALVVPFTPAIGTALGAPTEFPFLGDLSPAFVPLVVCNGLLGVADAVREPSSMALFADEGTDDGGVASSFGIRELVWRPGSVVAPVVAGLLTEGVGIEWVFFLGGAAALSAVATFLGVLSRTHGRDALTEW; this is encoded by the coding sequence ATGGACGAGGGGTCGGCCGTCGGCGAGCGACTGCAGTTCGGTGCGCTGTACCTGACGCGGTTCTCGGCCGGGTTCGGCTTCGCGACGCTCGCCACGCTCCTGCCGACGTACGTCAACCTCTACGACCCCTCCGGACTCGTGCTGGGGCTGTTCTACGCCGGGTTCACCGTCGCACAGACCGCCACCGTCGTCCCCGTCGCGTGGGCGGGCGACCGCTACGACAAGCGGACCGTCCTGCTGGCCGGTCTCGCGCTCTCGGTGGTCGCGTACGCGTCGTTCTCGTTCGCCGCGGGGAGCGTCGACGTCGTCCTCGCCCGTGCGCTCCAGGGTATCGGCGCGACGACGACGGGCATCCTCTCGCTGGCGATGGTGGGAGAACTCGCACCCGACGCCGAGCGCGCGAACCGCATCGGTCGGGCCAACGCCTTCCGACTCGCGGCGGGCGTCGGCGGGGCGCTGACGGCGGGGTTCCTCTACGAGCAGTACGGCTTCGACGTGGTGTACTCCGTGCTCGTCGTGTTGCTCCTCGTCGCCATCGCCGGCGTCTACGCGTTCGTCGAGCGCGACGGGACCCGCGTCGCGGGCAACCCGTTCGCGGACCTCGCGTTCAACGAGCGACTGCTGACGCTCACCTCCTTCCGGGCGCAGTACGCCGTCGCCGTCACGCTCGTCCGTAGCTGGGTGCTCGTCTACGCGGGACTCGAAGTCGCGGAGGGCGGACTCGGGTACGCCGCCCTCGTCGTCGGCGTGGTGGCCGTCGCGGAGAAGCTGACGAACATGCTCTGCCAGCCCTCCAGCGGCGCGCTGTCGGACCGCTACGGCCGCGCGCTGTTCGTCTTCCTCGGTGGCGGCGCGTACGGACTGGTGGCGCTGGTCGTGCCGTTCACGCCCGCCATCGGGACGGCGCTCGGCGCGCCGACGGAGTTCCCCTTCCTCGGCGACCTCTCGCCCGCGTTCGTCCCGCTGGTGGTCTGCAACGGGTTGCTCGGCGTCGCCGACGCCGTCCGGGAGCCGTCGAGCATGGCGCTGTTCGCCGACGAGGGGACCGACGACGGCGGCGTCGCCTCCAGCTTCGGCATCCGGGAACTCGTCTGGCGACCGGGGAGCGTCGTCGCGCCCGTCGTCGCGGGCCTGCTCACCGAGGGCGTCGGTATCGAGTGGGTGTTCTTCCTCGGCGGGGCGGCGGCGCTGTCGGCGGTGGCGACGTTCCTCGGCGTCCTCTCGCGGACACACGGTCGCGACGCGCTGACGGAGTGGTAG
- a CDS encoding EthD family reductase: protein MHKLVFGLSRADGMSVEEFRDYWLDEHAPVASELPGLRRYTVSFPTDPDRSQYDALAQLYFDDEAALEAAMDSDEGGETARDLANFTGDQMLQMVVEEHVVVE from the coding sequence ATGCACAAACTGGTTTTCGGGCTCTCGCGGGCCGACGGGATGTCCGTCGAGGAGTTCCGGGACTACTGGCTCGACGAACACGCCCCCGTCGCGAGCGAACTCCCCGGACTGCGCCGGTACACCGTCTCGTTCCCGACGGACCCCGACCGCTCGCAGTACGACGCGCTCGCGCAGCTGTACTTCGACGACGAGGCCGCGCTGGAGGCGGCGATGGACTCGGACGAGGGCGGCGAGACGGCGCGCGACCTGGCGAACTTCACGGGCGACCAGATGCTCCAGATGGTGGTCGAAGAGCACGTCGTGGTGGAGTAG
- a CDS encoding twin-arginine translocation signal domain-containing protein, translating to MKCDRRTFVKASAAAGAAAVGAAGADSVTAQENGSGNQSGNGTTTAGNGTTTAGNATGTATGTPGENATTTAGNGTQTGTPAATTTAGNGTQTTTQAGGNGTGGNGTGGNGTGGNGTGGGGNASGGEGGSGAPDIDMDSLTLIFGAAVMAALSPLIFAALLLLRGRGGSDGSPRGGKRFGGN from the coding sequence ATGAAGTGCGACAGACGGACGTTCGTCAAGGCCAGCGCAGCGGCGGGTGCGGCCGCCGTCGGCGCGGCGGGGGCGGACAGCGTCACCGCGCAGGAGAACGGGAGCGGCAACCAGAGCGGCAACGGCACGACGACGGCCGGGAACGGCACCACGACCGCCGGCAACGCGACGGGGACCGCCACCGGAACGCCCGGCGAGAACGCCACCACGACGGCCGGAAACGGGACACAGACCGGCACGCCAGCGGCCACGACGACGGCCGGCAACGGCACCCAGACGACCACCCAGGCGGGTGGGAACGGTACCGGCGGTAACGGAACTGGCGGTAACGGAACTGGCGGTAACGGTACCGGTGGCGGCGGGAACGCCAGCGGTGGCGAAGGCGGCTCCGGAGCCCCGGACATCGACATGGACTCGCTGACGCTCATCTTCGGAGCGGCAGTGATGGCGGCGCTCTCGCCGCTCATCTTCGCCGCGCTGCTGTTGCTGCGCGGCCGCGGCGGGAGCGACGGGTCGCCACGTGGCGGGAAGCGCTTCGGCGGGAACTGA
- the ubaA gene encoding SAMP-activating enzyme E1: MSGLSLDSEQLDRYSRHIIMDEVGPAGQERLLDSRILCVGAGGLGSPVIQYLAAAGVGTLGIADDDVVERSNLQRQVLHGESDVGRPKVDSAAEFVAEQNPDVTVERHETRVTSENVENLVTDYDVVVDGSDNFATRYLVNDACTLAGVPFSHGAILKFEGQVTTFAARDDSPCYRCIFPEAPPAGSVPSCAEAGVLGVLPGTVGCIQATEAVKLALDYGEPLDGRLLLYDAADMTFDTAEIRRNPECPVCGDDPDIGSVRDVEYVDTCAIEN, translated from the coding sequence ATGAGCGGTCTGTCGCTCGATTCGGAGCAGTTGGACCGGTACTCGCGGCACATCATCATGGACGAAGTGGGACCCGCGGGCCAGGAGCGACTGCTCGACTCCCGCATCCTCTGTGTCGGAGCCGGCGGCCTCGGCTCGCCCGTCATCCAGTACCTCGCCGCGGCGGGCGTCGGGACGCTCGGCATCGCCGACGACGACGTCGTCGAACGCTCGAACCTCCAGCGTCAGGTCCTCCACGGCGAGAGCGACGTCGGCCGACCGAAGGTCGACTCCGCCGCCGAGTTCGTCGCCGAACAGAACCCGGACGTGACCGTCGAACGCCACGAGACGCGCGTGACGAGCGAGAACGTCGAAAACCTCGTCACCGACTACGACGTGGTCGTCGACGGCTCGGACAACTTCGCGACGCGCTACCTCGTCAACGACGCCTGCACGCTCGCGGGCGTCCCGTTCTCCCACGGAGCCATCCTGAAGTTCGAGGGGCAGGTGACGACGTTCGCCGCCCGCGATGACTCGCCGTGCTACCGCTGCATCTTCCCCGAAGCGCCGCCCGCCGGGAGCGTCCCGAGCTGTGCGGAGGCGGGCGTCCTCGGCGTCCTCCCCGGTACCGTCGGCTGCATCCAGGCCACCGAGGCGGTGAAGCTCGCGCTGGACTACGGCGAACCGCTCGACGGTAGACTCCTGCTGTACGACGCGGCCGACATGACGTTCGACACCGCCGAGATTCGGCGGAACCCGGAGTGTCCGGTCTGCGGTGACGACCCCGATATCGGCTCCGTTCGGGACGTCGAGTACGTGGACACCTGCGCGATAGAAAATTGA
- a CDS encoding desampylase has protein sequence MPSLRLDPRVHESLVVHARDGAPEEVCGVLGGDGGSRDAADDPARVTRLEHVPNVAERPRTRYELDPEAQFAALQRIEDDGDDVVGFYHSHPTGPAGPSPTDEAQATWPDAVYCIVSLENGDPTVGAWRWTGERFVIQNISIY, from the coding sequence ATGCCGAGCCTCCGTCTGGACCCTCGGGTCCACGAGTCGCTCGTCGTCCACGCTCGCGACGGCGCACCCGAGGAGGTCTGTGGCGTCCTCGGCGGGGACGGTGGGAGTAGGGATGCCGCCGACGACCCGGCGCGCGTCACCCGCCTCGAACACGTCCCGAACGTCGCCGAGCGCCCTCGGACGCGCTACGAACTCGACCCGGAGGCACAGTTCGCCGCGCTCCAGCGAATCGAGGACGACGGCGACGACGTGGTCGGCTTCTACCACTCACACCCGACCGGACCGGCGGGACCGAGTCCGACCGACGAAGCGCAGGCGACGTGGCCCGACGCCGTCTACTGCATCGTCTCGCTGGAGAACGGGGACCCGACGGTGGGCGCGTGGCGCTGGACGGGCGAGCGGTTCGTAATTCAAAACATCAGTATATACTAA
- a CDS encoding ABC transporter substrate-binding protein, with amino-acid sequence MNVVSLLPSATELVYALDVEPVAVSHECDWPPEAAEKPTVNRTRIDADASSGDIDAQVQAAEESGAGVYEIDRDALRAADPDLVVTQGLCDVCAVDEVVVRDAIADLDLDCEVLTLDPHSLEDVFSDLRRLGRATGREARANEVVADLRGRVDAVRERTAELSDDERPGVAVLDWLDPVMTAGHWTPELVDYAGGEYLLSAEASTPREWATVREAAPEVLVAAPCGFGLDQTRDNLGDLTDREGFADLPAVRDGRAYAMDGHHYVNRPGPRLVDTLEHLAGLLHPDRFDAPPDDVARSLADVHPEPAAGD; translated from the coding sequence ATGAACGTCGTCTCGTTGCTCCCGTCGGCGACGGAACTCGTCTACGCGCTCGACGTCGAACCGGTCGCGGTCTCCCACGAGTGCGACTGGCCGCCCGAGGCGGCCGAGAAGCCGACGGTCAACCGAACCCGCATCGACGCCGACGCGTCGAGCGGCGACATCGACGCGCAGGTGCAGGCGGCCGAGGAGTCGGGCGCGGGCGTCTACGAGATCGACCGCGACGCACTCCGCGCGGCCGACCCGGACCTCGTCGTCACGCAGGGACTGTGCGACGTCTGTGCCGTCGACGAGGTGGTGGTCCGCGACGCCATCGCCGACCTGGACCTCGACTGCGAGGTGCTGACGCTCGACCCCCACAGCCTGGAGGACGTGTTCTCCGACCTGCGCCGACTCGGACGAGCGACGGGCCGTGAGGCGCGCGCAAACGAGGTGGTCGCCGACCTTCGAGGGCGGGTCGACGCGGTGCGCGAACGGACCGCCGAACTGTCCGACGACGAACGCCCCGGCGTCGCCGTCCTCGACTGGCTGGACCCCGTGATGACGGCGGGGCACTGGACGCCCGAACTGGTCGACTACGCGGGCGGCGAGTACCTGCTCAGCGCGGAGGCGTCGACACCCCGCGAGTGGGCGACGGTCCGCGAGGCTGCGCCCGAGGTGCTCGTCGCCGCGCCGTGCGGGTTCGGTCTGGACCAGACCCGCGACAACCTCGGCGACCTGACCGACCGCGAGGGGTTCGCCGACCTCCCGGCGGTCCGCGACGGCCGGGCGTACGCGATGGACGGCCACCACTACGTCAACCGACCCGGTCCGCGACTGGTGGACACGCTCGAACACCTCGCGGGACTCCTCCACCCCGACCGGTTCGACGCGCCGCCCGACGACGTCGCCCGGTCGCTCGCCGACGTCCACCCGGAACCCGCCGCTGGAGACTGA
- a CDS encoding YkvA family protein, with product MSRLRLGVLPEAYTLVRVAFDERTPRRATALVLALVAYLLVPLDVLPDVVLGVGWLDDLTLGVVVHRLVLRSVPPDVVADHRAVARENAVTAGAVLLVAVVAALTVTLLAAWRLGVV from the coding sequence ATGTCCCGACTTCGCCTCGGCGTGCTCCCCGAGGCGTACACCCTCGTCCGCGTCGCGTTCGACGAGCGGACGCCGCGCCGGGCGACGGCGCTCGTCCTCGCCCTCGTCGCGTACCTCCTCGTCCCGCTCGACGTCCTGCCCGACGTAGTACTCGGCGTGGGCTGGCTCGACGACCTGACACTGGGCGTCGTCGTGCACCGGCTCGTCCTCCGGTCGGTCCCCCCCGACGTGGTCGCGGACCACCGCGCCGTCGCCCGCGAGAACGCCGTCACCGCCGGGGCCGTCCTCCTGGTCGCGGTCGTGGCGGCCCTGACCGTCACGCTGCTCGCCGCGTGGCGTCTCGGCGTCGTCTAA
- a CDS encoding DUF6663 family protein yields the protein MDEFRVLASPRGPDERLLLDPETADPTYVPDDAAMASAEPGNRVRAALDWTDDGPRVTDLDVVDTTRFRFRRDVTPLFEAAADCWQEAHAAGEAMNVRVLRNTDSDPVGVVYVFAEQRGARDLFGEFADGTKPLDPLLDRIDSQPPYDVFVLDPAEHRCIVVTVAFDPESRFAGTMRETYE from the coding sequence ATGGACGAGTTTCGCGTCCTCGCGAGTCCGCGAGGGCCGGACGAACGCCTGCTGCTCGACCCCGAGACGGCCGACCCGACGTACGTCCCGGACGACGCGGCCATGGCGAGCGCCGAACCGGGCAACCGCGTTCGGGCGGCGCTCGACTGGACGGACGACGGACCGCGCGTGACGGACCTCGACGTCGTCGATACCACGCGGTTTCGCTTCCGGCGCGACGTGACGCCGCTGTTCGAGGCGGCCGCCGACTGCTGGCAGGAGGCCCACGCGGCCGGCGAGGCGATGAACGTCCGCGTCCTCCGGAACACGGACTCCGACCCCGTCGGCGTCGTCTACGTCTTCGCCGAGCAACGCGGTGCACGCGACTTGTTCGGCGAGTTCGCCGACGGCACGAAACCGCTCGACCCGTTGCTCGACCGCATCGACTCGCAACCACCGTACGACGTGTTCGTCCTCGACCCGGCCGAGCACCGCTGTATCGTCGTCACCGTCGCGTTCGACCCCGAGAGCCGGTTCGCGGGGACGATGCGCGAGACGTACGAGTGA
- a CDS encoding rubrerythrin family protein, producing the protein MEPAEFTAALEDEKSTELDRLGSEKALVASTSAQLDAESVLAAAARAEARAADTFDQWAASESAEEVRETFERVAADERAHYERIVEHRDDAATDVDSDPDTDELHDYLRSLDGSVERVASGLVARPMVASRSLLQTINFFVNDADESSAALFRELRSETDEMVDEGTDLLDALCESDDDWDRAAEAAEATIDRAYDSYADTLEGMGVDPKPVC; encoded by the coding sequence ATGGAACCCGCCGAGTTCACCGCCGCGCTCGAAGACGAGAAGTCGACCGAACTCGACCGTCTCGGTAGCGAGAAGGCGCTGGTCGCCTCGACCAGCGCACAGCTCGACGCCGAGTCCGTCCTCGCCGCCGCCGCACGCGCCGAGGCCCGCGCCGCCGACACGTTCGACCAGTGGGCGGCGAGCGAGTCCGCCGAGGAGGTGCGGGAGACCTTCGAGCGCGTCGCGGCCGACGAGCGCGCCCACTACGAGCGCATCGTCGAGCACCGCGACGACGCAGCCACCGACGTCGACTCCGACCCAGACACCGACGAACTCCACGACTATCTCCGCTCGCTCGACGGTTCGGTCGAACGCGTCGCGTCGGGGCTGGTGGCCCGCCCGATGGTCGCCTCGCGGTCGCTCCTCCAGACGATCAACTTCTTCGTCAACGACGCCGACGAGTCCAGCGCCGCGCTGTTCCGGGAGCTCCGCTCGGAGACCGACGAGATGGTCGACGAGGGCACCGACCTGCTCGACGCGCTCTGCGAGAGCGACGACGACTGGGACCGAGCCGCCGAGGCCGCCGAGGCGACCATCGACCGCGCCTACGACTCCTACGCCGACACGCTGGAGGGGATGGGCGTGGACCCGAAACCCGTCTGCTGA
- a CDS encoding MBL fold metallo-hydrolase, protein MTGTDGDDAPALSAEELRRRLDGGDSLRVLDVRNREEVEAWSIPASDRVTVPYMKFVAAGASDGVADLAAENGLDDGTELVVVCAEGKASDEVAAQLREVGLDAANLAGGMEGWARLYESTVVDHDPRVVQYVRPSSGCLSYMVVSGEEAAVVDPLRAFTDRYHADALEAGANLRYALDTHVHADHVSGLRALAEEGVEAVLPNGATERGLADPERFTLLDSGEELTVGDVELEAISTPGHTTEMTAYRLDQTLLTGDGVFTKRVPRPDLEAGDEGAADHARDLYRTLTERLGTLPDLVRIAPGHYDPSDDAVGTDHAHVATLGEVRSLPVFEMDEDEFVEYVTERMGDRPANFERIVAINLGQESVDDDEAFELELGPNNCAAG, encoded by the coding sequence ATGACAGGGACCGACGGGGACGACGCGCCGGCGCTGTCGGCCGAGGAGCTACGACGACGACTCGACGGCGGCGATTCGCTCCGAGTCCTCGACGTCAGGAACCGCGAGGAGGTGGAGGCCTGGTCGATACCCGCCTCCGACCGCGTCACCGTCCCGTACATGAAGTTCGTCGCGGCGGGCGCGAGCGACGGCGTGGCTGACCTCGCCGCCGAGAACGGCCTCGACGACGGCACCGAACTGGTCGTCGTCTGCGCGGAGGGGAAGGCGAGCGACGAGGTAGCTGCCCAACTGCGCGAGGTGGGCCTCGACGCCGCGAACCTCGCCGGCGGGATGGAGGGCTGGGCGCGGCTGTACGAGTCGACCGTCGTCGACCACGACCCGCGGGTGGTCCAGTACGTCCGCCCCTCGTCGGGGTGTCTCTCCTACATGGTCGTCAGCGGCGAGGAGGCGGCGGTCGTCGACCCGCTTCGGGCGTTCACCGACCGCTACCACGCCGACGCCCTGGAGGCGGGTGCGAATCTCCGCTACGCGCTCGACACGCACGTCCACGCCGACCACGTCAGCGGCCTCCGGGCGCTCGCCGAGGAGGGCGTCGAGGCGGTGCTGCCGAACGGCGCGACGGAGCGCGGACTGGCCGACCCCGAGCGGTTCACCCTGCTCGACTCGGGGGAGGAACTGACGGTCGGCGACGTCGAACTCGAAGCCATCTCGACGCCCGGCCACACCACCGAGATGACCGCCTACCGCCTCGACCAGACGCTCCTCACCGGCGACGGCGTGTTCACGAAGCGAGTCCCGCGGCCCGACCTGGAGGCGGGCGACGAGGGCGCTGCCGACCACGCTCGCGACCTGTACCGGACGCTCACCGAGCGACTCGGGACCCTCCCCGACCTGGTCCGCATCGCGCCGGGCCACTACGACCCGAGCGACGACGCGGTCGGCACCGACCACGCCCACGTCGCCACGCTGGGCGAGGTGCGGTCACTGCCGGTCTTCGAGATGGACGAGGACGAGTTCGTCGAGTACGTCACCGAGCGAATGGGCGACCGTCCGGCGAACTTCGAGCGCATCGTCGCCATCAACCTCGGGCAGGAGTCCGTGGACGACGACGAGGCGTTCGAACTCGAACTCGGCCCGAACAACTGCGCGGCGGGATGA
- a CDS encoding SDR family oxidoreductase produces the protein MTRDIDGSVAIVTGASAGIGSATARALAAEGVHVVLAARREERLDELAADVESKYDVETLTVPTDVRDEDAVDALVDATVERFGRLDLLVNNAGLARGSAVEDLTTEEYRTMMDTNVDGMFFATRAALPHLRESGGTCVFVGSFAGQYPRPFNPVYAASKWWTRGFALSLAGQLEGEVAVTVVNPAAVRTEFSAGGETFEERYDHGEAVEPEEIAEAIVYAARQSPSMAAEIDLYNRDKFTQFS, from the coding sequence ATGACACGGGACATCGACGGGTCGGTCGCCATCGTCACCGGAGCGAGCGCGGGTATCGGGTCGGCCACGGCACGCGCGCTGGCCGCCGAAGGCGTGCACGTCGTCCTCGCCGCCAGACGCGAGGAGCGCCTCGACGAACTGGCCGCGGACGTCGAGTCGAAGTACGACGTGGAGACGCTCACCGTCCCGACGGACGTGCGCGACGAGGACGCGGTCGACGCCCTCGTCGACGCCACCGTCGAGCGGTTCGGCCGCCTCGACCTGCTCGTCAACAACGCGGGCCTCGCCCGCGGGTCGGCCGTCGAGGACCTGACGACCGAGGAGTACCGGACGATGATGGACACGAACGTCGACGGGATGTTCTTCGCCACCCGCGCGGCGCTCCCGCACCTCCGCGAGTCCGGGGGAACCTGCGTCTTCGTCGGGAGCTTCGCCGGGCAGTACCCGCGGCCGTTCAACCCGGTCTACGCGGCCTCGAAGTGGTGGACGCGCGGGTTCGCGCTCAGCCTCGCCGGGCAACTGGAGGGCGAGGTCGCCGTCACCGTCGTCAACCCGGCTGCGGTCCGCACGGAGTTCTCTGCAGGCGGCGAGACGTTCGAAGAGCGGTACGACCACGGCGAGGCGGTCGAACCCGAGGAGATAGCCGAGGCCATCGTGTACGCCGCCCGGCAGTCGCCGTCGATGGCCGCCGAGATAGACCTGTACAACCGTGACAAGTTCACCCAGTTCTCGTGA
- the bcp gene encoding thioredoxin-dependent thiol peroxidase, producing MLSVGDDAPTFELRDQHGETVALDDDGTAVVYFYPRADTPGCTTEACGFRDSWDAFEDRGVPVYGVSDDPVEDLAAFAEKYDLPFTLLSDPDGAVASQYDSYGEKNMFGNTFDGTFRNTFVVRDGEVVAVFEGVSPEGHADEVLAELE from the coding sequence ATGCTCTCGGTCGGCGACGACGCGCCCACGTTCGAACTGCGAGACCAGCACGGCGAGACGGTCGCCCTCGACGACGACGGCACCGCGGTCGTCTACTTCTACCCCCGCGCGGACACCCCCGGCTGTACCACCGAGGCGTGTGGCTTCCGGGACTCGTGGGACGCCTTCGAGGACCGCGGCGTCCCCGTCTACGGCGTCAGCGACGACCCGGTCGAGGACCTCGCGGCGTTCGCCGAGAAGTACGACCTGCCCTTCACCCTGCTGTCGGACCCCGACGGCGCGGTGGCGAGCCAGTACGACTCCTACGGCGAGAAGAACATGTTCGGGAACACCTTCGACGGCACGTTCCGCAACACGTTCGTCGTCCGCGACGGCGAGGTAGTCGCGGTGTTCGAGGGCGTCTCGCCCGAGGGTCACGCCGACGAGGTCCTCGCCGAACTGGAGTAG
- a CDS encoding SDR family NAD(P)-dependent oxidoreductase, producing MRLEGKTTFVTGAGQGIGEATALRFAEEGAHVVVTDVNAETVAETADTIEAAGGSAEAHELDVTDADRFHDLVDTVAEDRGLDVIVNNAGVGHPPAWIEDTDQDVFEFVLDVNVRGVWNGCHAALPHMKEQGSGAIVNVASLAAIFGLPRQAVYSLTKGAVLNFTRAVSSEAGPMGVRANAVCPGFVTTDLGQQFFASRSDPEAARERMEQRYDLRRLGEAEEIAEPILFLASDESSWVTGHGLVVDGGFSTS from the coding sequence ATGCGACTCGAAGGCAAGACGACGTTCGTGACTGGCGCTGGGCAGGGTATCGGCGAGGCGACGGCGCTCCGGTTCGCCGAGGAGGGCGCGCACGTCGTCGTCACGGACGTGAACGCGGAGACCGTGGCCGAGACGGCAGACACCATCGAGGCGGCCGGCGGGTCGGCGGAGGCGCACGAACTCGACGTGACCGACGCCGACCGGTTCCACGACCTCGTCGACACGGTCGCCGAGGACCGTGGGCTCGACGTCATCGTCAACAACGCGGGCGTCGGGCACCCGCCAGCCTGGATCGAGGACACCGACCAGGACGTGTTCGAGTTCGTCCTCGACGTCAACGTCCGTGGCGTCTGGAACGGCTGTCACGCCGCCCTGCCGCACATGAAGGAGCAGGGGTCGGGCGCCATCGTCAACGTCGCCTCGCTCGCCGCCATCTTCGGCCTGCCGCGACAGGCCGTCTACTCGCTGACGAAGGGCGCGGTGCTGAACTTCACGCGGGCGGTCTCCTCGGAGGCGGGGCCGATGGGCGTCCGCGCGAACGCGGTCTGTCCGGGGTTCGTCACGACCGACCTCGGCCAGCAGTTCTTCGCGTCCCGCTCGGACCCGGAGGCGGCCCGCGAGCGGATGGAGCAGCGCTACGACCTGCGCCGACTCGGCGAGGCCGAGGAGATAGCCGAACCCATCCTCTTCCTCGCCAGCGACGAGTCCTCGTGGGTGACCGGCCACGGCCTGGTGGTCGACGGCGGGTTCTCCACGTCGTAG